DNA from Rubripirellula lacrimiformis:
GTTGTCAACTTTCATCACGGAAATGCGGTCGATTGGGAGCGCGAACGATTGTTTCATATTCGACTGGAAGTGGAGGCCGGGATTTGCCGAATCTTTATCGACGATGATGCTGAGCCGGTATTTCTGTTTGCCAATTCCGAGCGAGCGAAATCGGGTGGCTTGATCGGTATTGCGGCCTCATCATGCTTCATTCGCAATGTGCAGATCCTTCCGTTAGATCACCACTCCGCTACGATTCCGTCTCGAAAGAACAGTCTGGATCAATCGTCCGCGCATAGTTTTAAGCATGAATCGTCAGGCAATTTGTTTCGCCACCTTCTTATCCATCGCATCACTGCTGATCAGTGAAACAGTGAGAGGTGATGCGTCTTCGGTAGAACTTGCGGCGTTGGTCGAATCCATTTGCATCGACTGCCATCCTTGGCGAAGCGTTTGTCGGCGTTCCTTTGGTTGAGCATCCCCGATCATGAATTGATTCAACTCGCTGACGCAGGAAAGTTGAGTGATGACCAAGTTCTACGATTGCATGCCGAACGGATGCTATCGGACCCGAAGGCGGAACGCTTCGTGAACGACTTCGTGGGACAATGGTTGCTACTGGACAGGGTCAATGCACCGTCGCCGGACGAAAAGTTTTATACCGACACCGCCTTTCTGGTTCAAGAATGCATAGATCAAAGGGAGACAGATTCCTGATTCACAATACTGTGCACGAAGCATGTGCGAAAGTGTGTCGTTTCGTGCATTTTCTGGGGTCGGAAACTGTCTGGAACACCGTAGATGCGGCAATTTCCGACCGACTTCTTCGCATCCGCATCGCAGGGGATTCTGGCGAATCCCACGACATCGCTTAACTATTCGATCCTTTCCCAGCGTGTCTGCGGATACACTCGTTAGCGGAAATCTCGGGATCGGATCGTCAGTTCGTTGGTGGCTTTGTCGCGGAAATCGACCTCTTCGCCGAGCGAGACCAGGCGTCCGACGATCACGTGGATCACGCCACTGCGGCTTTCCAATTTTCCATCCACCAACCACGCGTTGCTGGTTTGGGCGATACGAAAGAACTTCTGGTAGACGGCTTGGAACAACACCAAGTTGATTGTGCCGGTCTCGTCTTCGATCGTCGCGAACACGATGCCTTTGGCAGTCGATGGTTTTTGCCGCAG
Protein-coding regions in this window:
- a CDS encoding DUF1592 domain-containing protein, with product MHRLPSLAKRLSAFLWLSIPDHELIQLADAGKLSDDQVLRLHAERMLSDPKAERFVNDFVGQWLLLDRVNAPSPDEKFYTDTAFLVQECIDQRETDS